The DNA sequence ttttatattacacaATGCAGATCTTTATCTGAGGTGCAAACCATCAGATCATCTATGTGGAGACTTTCGAGTTCATAGTCTCATATAGTAAGTATTTGATATGTTTACATTAAGGGTACTGAGTGATGATGTAATAACAAAAGATAcgtttgttttaaaagcataattATCATCTCAGATTTGTTTCAAAGTGTTACGGTTTTCAAACATCATTGCAGTTCAAAGTGTTGGGACATATGTCAAGATTCAGTGATTTACAGTAGGACATCTGATAACCTGTGCCATGTTCACATTGACGGCTCCTGTGTTATTCGGCAGGAAGCAGGGACAGCCCGATGCTGTCAGGACCATTGTGTGTCATTGTAGGTCACAATGGAACTTAACACTTGACAGAACAGCAGCTAAACATGATCCTGGTGGTTTGTTTCTATTGAGGAGCTCCGAGCAGAGAGATTTGACCTTGGGGCGGGCAGtttcttaatattttatataggGGAGTACAAGGAAAAAATCATATTTGCTGATTACATGGGTAGAGCACAGAGTATGTGGAGATGTCTAAAGTttcggagagagagagagagagtccgtGCTGAAACTCAAAGAAGTGTGAATGTCTTTCTCATGTTTCTGGTGAAGGAAGTTCTGTTGTTTTGCTCAGACAGATGTCACGTCCTCTGAATCTGGCCGTACAGATGGACTCGGTCGAAATGGTTAATAATAATGCTCAGCGGATTCAGTAGACCACAATACCATGGGCAAGGGGAGGTCGCATTACTGAAGGGGTTAGGTAACCTCAGAAGGATAATCTCTGGACCTGGTAAACCGGTCTTTAGAAAGTCCCTGTCAATACCTGGCAACCCCAGGCCTTTGGCTTTGTTTGTTGATTGGCTGTGCATGTGCTCCTGGTCACTCCCTTGGGGAAAACCTCAGACAGAAGGCAGGACCATTTCGGCCCCGTCTGCTGCTATTGGACAGTGCACAGGTTCAAACCGATGAGGTCTTTTTCTGAGAAAAGCTTATTTCATGCGAGATCTTTGTTAACTTTTTTTGTATATAATCTATGTCTAAGTCtatgtcattttattttattttattttattttattttattttattttattttattttattttattttattttattttattttattttattttattttattttattttattttattttattttatttttcaataaccgcacacctaacctttaaaatatcttaaaaataagCACCAGAGCAACCCTGAATCACGAAATGATGTACCTGTAGTCCCGTAAATTTGTGTGTTTCTTTTCTGTGACACTGAAATGCTTTTCCGCCTTTTAGCGTGAACAggttatacatttttgtttacgtgtcactgtcatgtatttgttactcaacagttttgtcctattttcaaaccattgatgctttggtttagggttaaatttggtgtttgcgttaggaagtcactttaagtattggtttataccttttttcatgatttattttattattattattattattgttattttaaaccattgttgcctggcattagggttagagttgggtttgggtaaggatgtcatttaatgtaaatctaaccctaaaccgaagcgacaatggtaagaaaataggacaaaacagatAAGTAACAAATACGttacagtgacacgtaaacagaaatgcgtgacatgttcacgcaaaaaggcggaaaaaggcggaaaaacgtttcagtgtcacgaaaaagactcacaaatttaattttgtgatactgggttgcaatatttttggtaacagtggtatagacggtttcatcggacgcacgtgcgctgacgcgatacacgtctggatccgaactttacttccggtatcatttcttttattgtctgactagttgctaaactgatctcttgaacaaatgccttgtcgaaaataacaaatgttttggtttcctaggtaatttttgtgttgtttttttgcttgttataaagtacgtttaaagaactttgttgttattcttagcggagtttaccggaagttacatgcggaccacgacagccacttgtttatgttgttactgctgaaaccgtctataagcagaataatttattccggtcctttgaattatttgaaaataatgcacacccgcggtgtaaccaccttgggtgtgcattattttcttataatttaacAGCCTGtcttcaattattccttacttatatgtcttctattctattttattctattcaaatttttttccttatggttaatgttaattaatgggACATGTGACATTTACATAATGTTTAATGGAGCTGTATTTTCTATAGAATGGTACCTTTCCTTTTCATATGTACAACACAATGTCCTGTCTGCCCTCTTTTCTGTGACCTCAGATGAACTGCAGCATCTAACACAACTCTTAACTCATTTCTTAGTGTTTATCTTTTCTGTGACATGTTGATATTTACAGTAAAATTTTTGTGATCCCTGCAACAATGTTATGTTGTTGAATGTCTCTTTTACTCTGGCTGCGAGTGTCAGTAAACAGAATTGCTGGTGCTTCTACACAGCTTCAGATTTAGTTTCTCTATGGTCCAGATGTGAAGGTTTAGAGTGTTGAATTAAATTAATCTCTCCCTGTCAGTTTAATCTTCCCTTTATTTCTTCTCTCTACTTTCACCTTTTTGTCTTCATTTGGTCCTGCTGCTGAAAAATAAATTCTGTGCTTTTGTAATTATAATAACAGCACATTTTGTGGaatcaaaaggttttttttcaatttactAGTGAAAtgaataacaaaaaagttatggTTGAagtaaaaacttatttttgtaCTTAGAAAGCTAAATGAGTTATTTTGTTACTTATATAAATGTTGAAGTTATAATTgattacacacacacgcagacacgcacacacacacacacacacacacacacacacacacacatttaaccTGTTTGTAAGACCGATTCTAGCGCCTTACTTCACATTTCTGTCTGGCAACAATTACTCTGCTGATGAATTCAGAGCTCAAGCCaaaaaacagacacacacacacacacacacacacacacacacacacgcaaaacacTTGTGCAATTCACACAATAGAAAAGAGATCCTATAATGCGGGTGCTATATGTGTGATTGTTAAATTTACTTCTGTAGATGTCCATTGTCTTTTCTTTATCTTGAATATGCTTTTCTATCTCTTCTGAATCCATggtttaagtaaggaataataattgacgacgggctgttgaattaatcgaaaataatgcacacccaatgtGGTTTGCGGAGTAGctttacaccgcgggtgtgcattattttcaaatataccacaaacattgctctggtgcctatttttaagacatttaaaaggttaggtgtgcagtttacagcaaataatcaacacccatgaaacatttctcagccaatcagaataaagcattcaacagacccgtggtttAACCtaatttataccacgggtctgttgaatgctgcattctgattggctgagaaatgttctatggatgttgattatttttttgtaaaccacacacctgtcaaatgtcttaaaaataggcacaagagcaatgtttgtggtaaccgtggtataagcggaataattgactccggtcctttgaattatttgacattaccaccttggtgtgcattattttcttataattcaatggcccgtcgttaattattccttacatataaaTCAGATACCATATATTGATTCTTCAAACACTTCTTGTATCTTATCTACATGTAGATGTTATATAAATGTTATAACAACATGTTATGGGACTGTCATTTTACCATCACTGAGAAGCTTCTtatttgtttttagtttttacaGAATATTTTGAGTATAtgaacaaaatgaaaataatgttttattattaattttattattatttaagaaTGAATTTAGCATTTGAGTCAATTGTgtcaattaaaatgttaataatatCTGCTAATAATATCTGCCTTCTGCACATAgaaaaataagatttaaaaaaaattcaattttgcttttatttacaTTGCCTTGTGAACATCTCGAGGTGATTCCATCTGTGGTTGGAAGTGTTTAATTATAATTCTCATCAAATGTTTTAATCTGTGTTTAGTGTCTCGTCTGTCATACAGGTCAGTGTTGCATCTGTATGATGGGAACGGCGGACGGTTTGATGATTTGCAGTCATTATTTTTAAGCAATATTTTACTGTGATGTTAACTGAAACCTCTGATATCGTACACCACTACATTGAAACATGTTTTCTTCCACAATATTTAAGGTCTCCTTGTAGATACAAACAGCATGCACATGCAGGtttgtgacatcatacaaacatGTGCACAGGCCACCAATGACCTTTAGGATAAAAGTGTGAGGTATTTAAACTGTCTGCACAAGAGGAATGAGGTGGACTGTGGAAAGTAGTCTCCAAATCTTCCAGTAGCCCGGAGCACAGATTAACCATCTTTATCTGACAGAGCGCCAGCCTCTTCCTCTGACCCGCCATCTCCCCGGGCCACAACATAAGTGAAAAAAGACAAATCCTGTTGTAAACATTGATGTTTGCAAGAGTCGTGCACGCAGACAGCCACTGGAAACTCAGAAGCAACAAATAATGGAATTGAAAAAACGCTGTGAAACAAACTCAAAGTTTATGACAGTGAcaaatgtgtgtaaatgtttttaagtgCATTTATCTGAAGCTCTTGTCGAACAGAAGATCACAGGTGAAGATTAGCCCACATTTGTTAACATTTACGCATATGAAATGCTGTTTATTTTGAATGGATCTCTACAGAGCTTTGTACCTGCACACAGTCCCCATCCGGAAAATACTTCTTTGTGTAAAACTTTAGattaacaaaacattacattatatgATTTTATCAGATGACCatcaaaaaaaattaacaactGAAGAAAATTACATAGACTTTTCATGGTTTAAGAGTTTCAAAGAGAACTGCTTGAAAGATCTCCCGGGAGCCAATACACAGTTGATCTGAATAAAAAGAAATGTTGCAACTCCACGTCAGCGGACACTGATAGTGTTAACAGGACTTGTCCAAACACTGTccaaaaaacacacttttatgCACTTACCTATGAATATAAATCTCTTCTTGTGTCTAACACATGCACATTCACAAAGGCATACGTGTGCAGGATGACAGACGCCAGGCAGTCTGGGCCACGTTCTGGTGTATTGTTATTAACGCTCTGTCTCGCGTGTATTAAGGCACGGTGAGGACACATCCCTGCTCTGTGACTCCAGGGCTCGGCTTTGTTCTTCTTGGTAACGCAGGCATAATTACAACCTTAAAGAGCGTCTAGCTTTCCTTCTCACCCTCTTCACACACTACCCCACACTTTAACAACAGCTATACACAGGGATCTGCTGCTGCAACACCGGGGACATTAACTCTGTTCTCAAGTTTACTTTGTGCATTGTATTAAAGCatgttatataaaataaactCCTCTACCTGACATTTACAGTGGTCCTAAACACCACACCTACAGCTCCATCTTTGGCTAACAAAGAATCGAACCAGTTGGCAAACCAGTTtctttaaccaaaacactttttaaaccaagcatttcacaaaagtttctgTTTTAACTGTTCTTGGTTTGTTTGTTAAAGAACAGATCAAGACTTTTCCCACAGTGAAACTGGCACGCTGCATTCTCACCGACAATTCTAGCCATGACAATTATTTGTGGTTATGTTTTGACCCATTGGCCTTGGAGACCTCAGGTTTGGTCTCAGGCTAGTGGCCCTGTACATCTGACACAGCAATGTACGACTTTCACCATCACATTCTGAGCTTCACAGCTTGACTCTGTGTATAAAGAGTGAGGTATCAATCATGCAGCAGGTTAGTTATGATGACTGGGGTTTTTCAGGGTTGAAAGTCACATGTATTGCAGGTTCATTCTGGGTGATAACCTCCTTTGAAACTCTGCAGCCACGTTATGAGAAGGAAGACCAAAAACCCAAGCTGTCTTGTCTTTGAATGCAGGAAAGAAGTAACCTGGCAATGTTATGTTTTAACAAAAGCTTACAATATAGGCTAAAACTAAGATATGGTGCATTTGAACAGATCTGagtttttgttatttctgcatGAATAGTCTAGGTCTGACTAACGGGTGAAATATTGGCTAACTGTATAATTGTGTTGTTAGTAAGGAGTGTTTGCTGGGTTAAAGCCAGTTGTGAGTGTGtaactgaaaaatattaaatgtggaGTTTTTTACGCTTAAATACTGCAGTATGACTTATGCGAAGCTATATTCTGCCGATTCAGTCTACTGTAAATTTGGGACCATTTAGGCCTATCTCATTTTTCGTTAAAATAATGATATCTGAAATACACAATTTACTCAATAAATAACGGAGCCCATTTCCAAACAACAAGAAATATTAATTCtcacaaaaataatattataaaactataaTCCTAATACATCAAATAGTAGACAACTAAAATATTGTTATCAGTGCACTAATGTTTGAGAGGTTAGATAAGCatcacttttatattttaagacGTCAGATCACATAAACCGTTTTATCCTTTAaagttaatatgcatttatatattattataatattagaTTAATAATTTTAATCAATTATACACTATAACAAATGGACATTTTGAAGTTGTAGCTTCAGAAAAACAGTTATTTTTAAAAGCTGTTTCTGAGAGTCATCCCTCATACAATTATAAATTTGAAGTTGAATCAATTtatttgaattatttgtaaTTAAGTTAAAACATTAAGCCTGAAACATTGGACTGTTATGATAAACAATCAATTATCATTTTTATGGTTTcgtattttattgcattttaattAGCGATTTAATTCACTGTTGTGTTGTTGGACTAATGTGGTGACCTGAAGAAAAAAGGAGCTGCTCGGTTAATGTTAAAACATTGGCTGAAtaatcaatatttattttttgaacgaacgaacgaacgaatgaatgaatgaatgaatgaatgaatgaatgaatgaatgaatgcacAGTGCTGGTCCTGTCAATTTGGATTTTTCCAACGTTTAGAAGCAAATCGCatgattacattttaaagagacTAAGTATCGcttataaaacacacacatttataataaCCATAATACATAATAGGCTACTATATAAAACTAGTGTaggcttatatatatatatatatatatatataggtcgGGATATGTTATAGCctaattttatatgatttaataatCGCAATATTTGTATATTCGTTGTCCAAAACAATGACCATTTTTTCCCATTCTGCAGTTTTATGTAGGTTATATTTAACGTATCCATTAATgctaaaattaattatattaagcctAATGTGTGGCTCACATTGGTTTAAATGCCAATGTGGGATGTCTTCAATGTATGAAAGAAGCACTCTGAGACAACAAGCCCCTGTCTCCTTAACATTACATCATTCTGCAAAACTGCATTGCATCAAAGACTGTAGTTCATATTAAAGTAAAacttgtttcatgtttattccGCATAAATATTTTGCAGCTCTCCTTGCCTTTACGCACATTATTTCAGTCCAGCTCGTGCCAGTGAGTTGATTTGTTTATGATGGGACCTCAGCACCACTTGATCACAAATGCTCAAAGTTAATTTAACTCTCTCTGGTGTCGCGTGACACACCAATCAGCTCGCGCGCACGTTGAGCGTGGCTCAGTGTGAGAAGCGCGCGGTACCGCGAGACGCGCTTCACTCATGATTTATCAAAGATACgctcttattattatttataagaaTCTTTTGGGTCATATTTGGAAATACACGTGCGTGTAGGAATTCGTGGTTGTTTTTTCTGGGATGGATCCTTTTCAAGGTGTCTCTCGTGCACAGTGAACGTTCAATGCTGTACCCGGACCCTCATCGGGCTTTATGGACTTGACTGTTAATGATGTCTATGAGTTTCATGTCTGACACTCTGAACAGTTCAGATCCTTCCAAATCAGCATTTTTAGAGTTTGGCCACGGACTTTCGACCAACCAGCAGCATTTAGCCGGATTCCCGCACAATATTTACTCGGTACATGGACTGCACTCCAGCGGGCACGATGGTCCCTACCCTCCGGCCGCGTCTCATTACAGCCGGCCGCTGGGATACGCCTACCCGGCGCCGGTGAACGCTCCCGCGCCGGGTCCTTACATGCCATACCCACAGAACAGCAACATCACCGGTACTTTGGGTCACAACATAAGGGCTGAAGAGACGAGTAAGTATCCGTATAAAAACGTCCAAAATGTTCTTTACGCTGCGTCCCCTTGAGTTTTTTATACTGTGGTTGGTGGTTTACATGGCTGTTTTGTTTATTAGGACATCTTCACCTGCGCTTgttgtgcatattttaaaagaattaaattCTATTAATACCAtgaaatttttaaataataaattgttCCAATGCTTGAGTAATTTCTGACGTATACGTAAAAGATATTTACTTGAAATGTGTGTGCATTCGTAGCTTATTTAAAGGacagtgttttttaaataaattccGCATTTTGTTATAAAGAGAACATATGGTCGAATTAATGTTAAAGTCCTTGGGATTTGTGGGTCACCACTCAGGGAAAATTAATCGCAAATGATAAAATTTTTTATTCCAAATGTGTTATTATCTTTATGCCAATTCGTGCATTTCAGCCTTCGCTGAATATCATAAAAGATCATACATTTAAATTTCGCTACATTTGTTGTAACAGCAAAATATAAAACGCGTCAAACATGTATAGTGTAGCCtaatatttattaaacatacacttaaatattaaatggcGGTTGGTTGAAGGTAACCTATACTTTTAAGATCTTGATTTAATTTCGTATTACGAGACATCTTAAATTCAATTGTCATTAATATCGACCATAAAATGCTACTCATGCTACAAATGTTTGTTAGTCAATTACTTACAGTAGAGAAAATAACCTACGGGCCTAGTGTACTAGGCGTAAACGACAGCAAAATATTTCAGTCAGGTTATTCGtactatatttatattgcttatATGCTAAgcctaaattatatataaattgcattttgcagaaaaactGTCAAGAGCCATTTTCCAATGTATTACATTACAATGTAACAACcctgcatttaaaatgttttatgctGAATTGATTTACCTATGTGCAAGTTTTAGGCTGGATCTAGGCCTGAAAATGTGATTATTTTTCAGTTAATGCTTGCAATAAGGCCTATATTTCATATCTTTAGTAGTGCTGCTATTAATCCAGCAGACAGTTACAGTGCATCATCATTTACAAACGTGTTAAATGCACATTTAGCATTTTCTATGTCATAACAATGTCGTTGTATTATCGTCTGCATGTGTGAAGACCACGAAAAGCCAACGGTCATTGAGAACGGTGAAATTCGACTTAATGGCAAAGGAAAGAAGATCCGCAAACCGCGAACCATTTACTCCAGTCTACAGCTGCAGGCGCTGCACCAGCGTTTCCAGCAGACCCAGTACCTCGCGCTACCCGAGCGCGCAGATCTAGCGGCCAAACTGGGACTGACGCAGACGCAGGTACATGTTTAAACTTTCTTGTAACATTATTAATCATCTATAATTTTTTCCTGGATGATTAGTATTTGGTCTTGTCGTTAGGATGACATGAGCCTATAAATGACACGGAAGGCCTGCGTGTAACATGATGAGATGTGAATTATTGGTAAGCCTGCTGAGCTGTTTGCAACGTAACATGACGTCATCTTTATAACATTTGTCTGTTGATAGTTTTCATGTGACGTCACGCGCTTAGGGGTACGCCCCACTGGCGGGTTAGACAGCGTTGTCTGCCGTTGACCGCGGGTTAAAAAGTGAGTGATTTCTTTAGTTTAGACTAAATACTGAATACGCTATTTGTTGTGCAATAAAATGCACTTACCGACGAGGAGACAAGCCTGGGCTATGCTTCTACACAATGCAGTCAGAGTCAGAGACGAAAACCTATAAAGGAGGAATTTGTGAATTGTGCCATAAATGTATGTTCCTCAGTTCCCAGTTAAGGGGAAACAATGGCAGCCATCAATATACACTCATAGTTGCCACTTCTTCAAAGGTAACCTCGTAAAAACTGGATAGTATTAACCATTGTATTTCAGCCATTGCGTAATTTTCTTACCCAAATTGTTGTCTTGTACAAAAGCAACCAATACAGGGATTAGTTGCAATAACTGCTGATGTTAGCTAAATAGTTGTAATGTGAAAATACAAAAGTTATGTTTgcaaatccttttgcacatttattTGATAATTTGTTGGACAAAGACATTAGTATTAAACTtgtgaactgtattgtttttcaTTAATATGCACTATAATACAAAGCAGTACTATTATAATATTGATATAATTCTGGCTGCAGTATAAGACTTTCGAGGAATGTTCCACGAAATAGCAATCATCGCCAAAGTGGAGGTCTGACAGGAATCTAGCGTTTTTAGTGACTATAAAATActtaatatgaaatatgtgtaTATATCGCAAGTGCCCAAGGCGTGTAGTGACGCAGACGCAGGTACATGTTTACAATTTCTTTTAACATAAGTAATCATATATTTCTTTCTGGATGATCAGTAACTTAACACAAACTTATCTTAAGTgtgtattatcttaatttttcTTCTAATTGAGAGGTGAGTTAAATATTCGTGGCTTGAAACAGACGAAAAATTGATCGGTTTGTGCTGCCTCTCTGAAGAGCCCCCTTCTTGCCCTCCAACACCCTAGCCCCTAATGGGTCACGTGACTGAAAACTATCAATGGGGCTATATCGTCGATGACCTCAGGGAAAAAATCTGTATATAAAGTTATTAAAAAGGCGTTGTGTTGCATACAGCGACTTCAAAAGGTATTTAGACgcttatttttttaactatgaatgtcattatataacaaaatatcaTTATGTAACAAATatcattttataatataatattcaaACAAGTGTCTAATATAAGAGATAAGAAATAAGCACAATTTTTTCGACTTTTTAAAACACTGTCAAACAGTGGAAAATGTGTGGTGAATTTTATCATTGGTTACTCTGCTAGGACACACGGACAGCTGCATCTATAATGACATTAAGTTTCATGGTTAAAAGTAAAATGAACATAGTAAAACAGTAAAGTCAGTCCTGAAAAAAGTCTATCATTTatctaaatgtttaaaaattgcTAGCCCATCTAATTCAGTGACATAAAGGTATTTTAAGGTTAATTATGTTTTGGAGCCACATATATAAACTCATATCTACATGCTACCTTAATATGTAAATACACATATAAATCATTCAGGTCAGACTATACATTAGCATGTATGTACTTCATTTATGTAAACACATGTAAGCTTATTATGTTCTTTGTCAAAGTGAGGATTCAGCTTGATCCATTTCTTTTATTCTCAGTTAGCTCACTACAGTTTTTGTGTTTACGGCATTTAGTGTGAATTTTTTTCCCAATATTTCCCCAGTGATTAAATTATGATTTAAATTTTCTTCCTTCATTTAGCTGcatgtttattattacataTTAATACTAACAGAATTGGGTCGTTCTGGGCCAGGGAAAATATGTTAAAGTGCATAAGATTTCTTGCCTCCCACATATGCTTTCcaattctttctttcttactaTTTTCTTTGGCAAGActaatttaataatatttttaattaattaatgttattgaaatatgtctatttttatACACTcacttaaacacacacacacacacacacacacacacacacacacacacacacacacacacacacacacacacacttgcaaGAACATAATTCTATCTCTTTTAATGCACTCTGTCTCTCTTACACTTGCCACCCGGGATGTGACAGGTTGCTTTTCAGTCTGAGTTTAGTCTGGTTTTCCAGTCTGATTACACTTCGGCTTCATCAAAGTGTTCAAATAATCTGCTTAGGAATGCCACGCCTCACACATACTGTACCTCACTGAGACAGTGCTCACACCCATTACCTACATTTAAAGCTATTATTTCTGAATTAAATGTAATTGATACTGAATTGGTGACATTCAGATGATAGCATCCAGTTCAGATCATAGCatccataaacacacacaacttAATTCCAAATCATTCCCATGAAATCCATTATACCACCCTtcgaaataaaaatgaaaattgttattTGATCTGTTGATATGCCAAACTAATAACAAAATAGACAAGCTATAGCATAGATTTTGATAGTGTAAGGTTATGAAAACTATGTGAGGTTAAGAAGGGAATTGGTGACTGCTTTTgtttacgttttgttttgtcAGCCGAATTCTTCTGAACAAGTAATTTTACATTGCATTCTCAAAGATGTTGATTCCAAATCAAGTGCACATGTTGTGTACATTCTGTGGGCAAACCACTC is a window from the Misgurnus anguillicaudatus chromosome 4, ASM2758022v2, whole genome shotgun sequence genome containing:
- the dlx4b gene encoding homeobox protein Dlx4b — protein: MMSMSFMSDTLNSSDPSKSAFLEFGHGLSTNQQHLAGFPHNIYSVHGLHSSGHDGPYPPAASHYSRPLGYAYPAPVNAPAPGPYMPYPQNSNITGTLGHNIRAEETNHEKPTVIENGEIRLNGKGKKIRKPRTIYSSLQLQALHQRFQQTQYLALPERADLAAKLGLTQTQVKIWFQNKRSKYKKIMKHGSSGPEGELLQTSSSASPCSPGLSQLWEISMVNRVPPVHPSSYMNTGHWYHQDPVPRSQMM